A portion of the Stella humosa genome contains these proteins:
- a CDS encoding inositol monophosphatase family protein, which produces MILDQGELDRRFLAACAVAREAGDLARSYFTNRDSLKVEFKGPQDYLTAADGAVERLIVARLGAAFAGDTFLGEEGGGTVGPRLWVIDPIDGTANFARGIALFCIAIAFVVDGRTELGVIYDPISQEMFTAVRGGGATCNGRPMRVSDAASLRNAVIEVGWSSRLPIAGYLDLLDRVVGAGASFRRGGSGALGLAYVADGRVDGYVELHINAWDCLAALLMIEEAGGVTNDFLAGGEGLVRGNAVLAAAPGIRDALSQASGIG; this is translated from the coding sequence ATGATCCTCGACCAGGGCGAACTGGATCGCCGGTTCCTCGCCGCCTGCGCCGTCGCGCGCGAGGCCGGCGACCTTGCCCGCAGCTACTTCACCAACCGGGACAGCCTGAAGGTCGAGTTCAAGGGGCCGCAGGACTACCTGACGGCGGCCGATGGCGCCGTCGAGCGGCTGATCGTGGCCCGCCTGGGGGCGGCGTTCGCCGGCGACACCTTCCTGGGCGAGGAGGGCGGCGGCACGGTCGGTCCCCGGCTCTGGGTCATCGACCCGATCGACGGCACCGCCAATTTCGCCCGCGGCATCGCGCTCTTCTGCATCGCGATCGCCTTCGTGGTGGATGGCCGCACGGAACTGGGCGTGATCTACGATCCGATCTCGCAGGAGATGTTCACCGCCGTCCGTGGCGGTGGGGCCACCTGCAACGGCCGGCCGATGCGGGTCAGCGATGCCGCCAGCCTGCGCAATGCGGTCATCGAGGTCGGCTGGTCCTCGCGCCTGCCGATCGCCGGATATCTCGACCTGCTCGACCGCGTGGTCGGCGCCGGCGCCAGCTTCCGCCGCGGCGGCTCGGGTGCGCTGGGCCTGGCCTACGTCGCCGACGGCCGCGTCGACGGCTATGTCGAGCTGCACATCAATGCCTGGGACTGCCTGGCCGCCCTGCTGATGATCGAGGAAGCGGGCGGTGTCACCAACGACTTCCTGGCGGGCGGCGAGGGCCTGGTGCGCGGCAACGCCGTGCTGGCCGCCGCACCCGGCATCCGGGACGCGCTGTCGCAGGCGAGCGGGATCGGATAA
- a CDS encoding NAD(P)/FAD-dependent oxidoreductase, producing MTMAPPEAPASADVVIVGGGIVGSATAYFLTRDPAWSGRVVVVERDGTYARASTPRSAGSIRQQFSTPENIRMSQFGMGFLRRLDEHLAVDGDPVDVSFRENGYLFLASESGMPVLEANHAVQRACDAAVELLDPAQLVAKFPWLSTDGIAAGSFGTANEGWFDPYTLLMAFRRKARAQGAVYVEDEVVLVERDGAGTAVTAVGLASGGRIACGTMVCAAGPNAGRVAALAGVALPVAHRKRFVYVFDCKDRFPTMPLVICPNGVWVRPEGAAYVCGTSPPEAEDPDCDDLEIDYAMFDDVVWPTIAERIPAFEAIKLSNAWAGHYDFNTVDHNGIIGRHPEVTNLVFANGFSGHGLQQAPATGRAVSELILHDGFTTLDLSRFAYTRFAEGRLVHELNVV from the coding sequence ATGACCATGGCCCCGCCCGAAGCACCCGCCAGCGCCGACGTCGTCATCGTCGGTGGTGGCATCGTCGGTTCCGCCACCGCCTATTTCCTGACCCGGGACCCCGCCTGGAGCGGCCGGGTCGTGGTGGTGGAGCGCGACGGCACCTATGCCCGCGCGTCGACCCCGCGCTCGGCCGGGTCGATCCGCCAGCAGTTCTCGACGCCCGAGAACATCCGCATGTCGCAGTTCGGCATGGGCTTCCTGCGCCGCCTCGACGAGCATCTGGCGGTCGACGGCGACCCGGTGGATGTCAGCTTCCGCGAGAACGGCTACCTGTTCCTGGCCAGCGAAAGTGGGATGCCGGTGCTGGAGGCCAACCACGCGGTGCAGCGCGCCTGCGACGCCGCGGTCGAACTGCTCGACCCGGCCCAGCTTGTGGCGAAGTTCCCGTGGCTCTCGACCGACGGCATTGCGGCCGGCTCCTTCGGCACCGCCAACGAGGGCTGGTTCGACCCCTATACGCTGCTGATGGCCTTCCGCCGCAAGGCGCGCGCCCAGGGTGCGGTCTATGTCGAGGACGAGGTGGTCCTGGTCGAGCGCGACGGCGCCGGCACCGCGGTCACGGCGGTCGGCCTGGCATCGGGCGGGCGCATCGCCTGCGGCACCATGGTGTGCGCGGCCGGCCCCAATGCCGGGCGGGTCGCGGCATTGGCGGGGGTGGCGCTGCCGGTCGCCCACCGCAAGCGCTTCGTCTATGTCTTCGACTGCAAGGACCGCTTCCCGACGATGCCGCTGGTGATCTGCCCCAACGGGGTCTGGGTGCGGCCCGAGGGCGCGGCCTATGTCTGCGGCACCTCGCCGCCGGAGGCCGAGGACCCGGACTGCGACGACCTCGAGATCGACTACGCCATGTTCGACGATGTCGTCTGGCCGACGATCGCCGAGCGCATTCCCGCCTTTGAGGCGATCAAGCTGTCGAACGCCTGGGCCGGTCACTACGACTTCAACACCGTGGACCATAACGGCATCATCGGCCGCCATCCCGAGGTGACGAACCTCGTATTCGCCAACGGCTTCTCGGGCCACGGGCTGCAGCAGGCGCCGGCCACCGGCCGGGCGGTATCGGAGCTGATCCTGCATGATGGCTTCACCACGCTCGACCTGTCGCGCTTCGCCTATACCCGCTTCGCCGAGGGCCGGCTGGTCCACGAACTGAACGTCGTCTGA
- a CDS encoding AMP-binding protein yields MTAATMMITDAAPTLGRFLDTVAERHAGRTAWWYGDRSGTFADMALASRRVAGGLARLGIGRGDRVMLWLPNGPAWLAFFFGAARLGAIVFCANTRFRQREMADLVGRGGVKAICLWPGFKDIGFLDILAAADPAAFSRVESVILHDEGEPVPPLPAALAHARRQSFADLAAAPPWTGDVDDAGAGAAVFTTSGTTKAPKFVLHPHRSLTAHAAQSAAAMGYFVPGQATLQSLPFCGVFGFCQVMASLAAAAPMAIQPFFEPEAAVAAIARHRLTATNATDDMLERMLAADPSGRRLASLGRCGFAAFKAPERRDLVDAFDRFGTRLHGLYGMSEVQALYAMRGLDDAAGRRVLAGGMPVAPGGRVRVVAADGEGAGERALPDGEAGLLETSGPSLMAEYLDNPAATAEALTADGFLRTGDIGYREPDGSFVYLTRAGDVMRLGGFLVAPREIEAFLEDEAGIVQAQVVAADTPAGPRAVGFVILAPGAILDEAAVQARGRAVLARYKVPARIFAVDAFPTTESANGMKIQRARLREEATRRLAADA; encoded by the coding sequence ATGACCGCCGCAACCATGATGATAACCGACGCCGCCCCGACGCTGGGCCGCTTCCTCGACACGGTCGCCGAACGGCATGCCGGCCGCACCGCTTGGTGGTATGGCGACCGCAGCGGCACCTTCGCCGACATGGCGCTCGCCAGCCGCCGGGTGGCGGGCGGGCTAGCCCGCCTGGGCATCGGCCGCGGCGACCGGGTGATGCTGTGGCTGCCCAACGGCCCGGCCTGGCTGGCCTTCTTCTTCGGGGCGGCGCGGCTGGGGGCGATCGTCTTCTGCGCCAACACCCGCTTCCGCCAGCGCGAGATGGCCGATCTCGTCGGGCGCGGCGGCGTGAAGGCGATCTGCCTGTGGCCGGGCTTCAAGGACATCGGCTTTCTCGACATCCTGGCCGCCGCCGACCCGGCCGCGTTCTCGCGGGTCGAAAGCGTCATCCTCCATGACGAGGGCGAGCCGGTGCCGCCCTTGCCGGCGGCCCTGGCCCATGCCCGGCGGCAGTCCTTCGCCGATCTCGCCGCGGCCCCGCCCTGGACGGGGGATGTGGACGATGCCGGGGCAGGAGCCGCGGTCTTCACGACATCGGGCACCACCAAGGCGCCGAAGTTCGTCCTGCACCCGCACCGCTCGCTGACCGCCCATGCCGCCCAGTCGGCCGCTGCCATGGGCTATTTCGTGCCGGGGCAGGCGACCTTGCAGTCGCTGCCGTTCTGCGGCGTGTTCGGCTTCTGCCAGGTCATGGCGAGCCTGGCAGCGGCGGCCCCCATGGCGATCCAGCCCTTCTTCGAGCCCGAGGCCGCGGTGGCGGCGATCGCCCGCCACCGGCTGACGGCGACGAACGCCACCGACGACATGCTGGAGCGCATGCTGGCGGCCGACCCGTCCGGCCGCCGTCTGGCCTCGCTCGGCCGTTGCGGCTTTGCCGCCTTCAAGGCGCCGGAGCGGCGCGACCTGGTGGATGCCTTCGACCGCTTCGGCACGCGGCTGCACGGCCTCTACGGCATGAGCGAGGTGCAGGCGCTCTACGCCATGCGTGGCCTGGACGATGCGGCCGGCCGCCGGGTGCTGGCCGGCGGCATGCCGGTGGCGCCGGGCGGCCGGGTGCGCGTGGTGGCCGCAGACGGCGAGGGCGCGGGCGAACGCGCGCTGCCCGATGGCGAGGCGGGGCTGCTGGAAACATCGGGTCCCAGCCTGATGGCCGAATACCTGGACAACCCGGCGGCGACGGCCGAGGCGCTGACCGCCGACGGTTTCCTGCGCACGGGCGACATCGGCTATCGCGAGCCGGATGGCAGCTTCGTCTACCTGACGCGGGCGGGCGACGTCATGCGGCTGGGTGGCTTCCTGGTCGCCCCGCGCGAGATCGAGGCCTTCCTGGAGGACGAGGCCGGGATCGTGCAGGCCCAGGTCGTGGCCGCCGACACCCCGGCCGGGCCGCGGGCCGTGGGCTTCGTCATCCTGGCCCCCGGGGCGATCCTCGACGAGGCGGCCGTGCAGGCGCGTGGTCGCGCCGTCCTGGCCCGCTACAAGGTACCGGCCCGTATCTTCGCGGTCGATGCCTTCCCCACGACCGAGAGCGCCAACGGCATGAAGATCCAGCGCGCCCGGCTGCGCGAGGAGGCGACGCGGCGGCTGGCGGCGGACGCCTGA
- a CDS encoding ion transporter, protein MTRMPISLRLHRLLDPTGRASRSAGWVNRVLAVCIVASSIIAIVDTEQAISDLAPGFFLWSERIFGAIFLAEYVARMIAVGEDPRYRGLAGRLRYAVTPMALIDLVAVLPLFLGEIAGNTQIVRLLRLFRLLRFSRLGPFSRAATILLMTLRARLPELLLSLLVALVVLIFSATLMFLIEGDVQPAAFGSIPRAMWWAIATLTTVGYGDVYPVTALGRILAGMTALAAIGLIAAPTGILATAFAEALRRYHHERMEPVAPDAGQEGAVARPQP, encoded by the coding sequence ATGACGCGCATGCCGATTTCGCTGCGATTGCACCGGCTGCTGGACCCGACCGGCCGCGCCTCGCGGTCGGCGGGCTGGGTGAACCGGGTCCTGGCGGTGTGCATCGTCGCCAGTTCCATCATCGCCATCGTCGACACCGAACAGGCGATCAGCGACCTGGCGCCCGGCTTCTTCCTGTGGTCCGAGCGCATCTTCGGCGCCATCTTCCTGGCAGAGTATGTCGCCCGCATGATCGCGGTGGGCGAGGACCCGCGCTATCGCGGGTTGGCCGGCCGCCTGCGCTACGCCGTGACACCCATGGCGCTGATCGACCTGGTGGCGGTGCTGCCGCTGTTCCTGGGCGAGATCGCGGGCAACACCCAGATCGTGCGCCTGTTGCGGCTGTTCCGCCTGCTGCGCTTTTCGCGCCTGGGGCCGTTCTCGCGCGCGGCCACGATCCTGCTGATGACCCTGCGCGCGCGCCTGCCCGAACTGCTGCTGAGCCTGCTGGTGGCGCTCGTCGTGCTGATCTTCAGCGCCACGCTCATGTTCCTGATCGAGGGCGACGTGCAGCCGGCGGCCTTCGGCAGTATCCCGCGCGCCATGTGGTGGGCGATCGCCACCCTGACCACCGTCGGCTATGGCGACGTCTATCCGGTGACGGCGCTGGGGCGGATCCTGGCCGGCATGACGGCGCTGGCTGCCATCGGCCTGATCGCGGCCCCGACCGGCATCCTGGCGACCGCGTTTGCCGAGGCGCTGCGGCGCTATCATCATGAGCGTATGGAGCCGGTGGCGCCCGATGCGGGCCAGGAGGGGGCGGTGGCCCGGCCGCAACCATGA